In Paramormyrops kingsleyae isolate MSU_618 chromosome 5, PKINGS_0.4, whole genome shotgun sequence, one DNA window encodes the following:
- the kcnj12a gene encoding ATP-sensitive inward rectifier potassium channel 12: protein MSVGMNKRYSIVSSEEEGLRLTTMPGVNGFGNGKIHTRRRFRNRFVKKNGQCNVQFANMDEKSQRYIADIFTTCVDIRWRYMLLVFSLVFVLSWLAFGLAFWVIALLHGDLDNPAGDENFTPCVLQVNGFVAAFLFSIETQTTIGYGFRCVTEECPMAVFMVVFQSIVGCIIDSFMIGAIMAKMARPKKRAQTLLFSHNAVIALRDGKLCLMWRVGNLRKSHIVEAHVRAQLIKPRVTEEGEYIPLDQIDINVGFDKGLDRIFLVSPITILHEIDEESPLFGISKQDLETADFEIVVILEGMVEATAMTTQARSSYLATEILWGHRFEPVLFEEKNQYKVDYSHFHNTYEVPSTPRCSAKDMVENKFLVPTTNSFCYENELAFMSRDEEDEEDTDRALDDLSPDVNSRQEFERLQATLGMEHMPFRRESEI, encoded by the coding sequence ATGAGTGTGGGCATGAACAAGCGCTACAGCATCGTGTCTTCAGAGGAGGAAGGACTGCGGCTCACGACCATGCCGGGAGTGAATGGCTTTGGCAACGGCAAGATCCACACCCGCCGGAGGTTCCGCAACCGCTTCGTCAAGAAGAATGGCCAGTGCAACGTTCAGTTCGCCAACATGGACGAGAAGTCCCAGCGCTACATAGCCGACATATTTACCACCTGTGTTGACATCCGCTGGAGGTATATGCTTCTGGTTTTCAGCCTGGTGTTTGTGCTGTCCTGGCTGGCATTCGGGTTAGCCTTCTGGGTGATCGCGCTCTTGCACGGGGACCTGGACAATCCTGCAGGGGATGAAAACTTCACCCCATGTGTGCTCCAGGTAAACGGCTTCGTGGCGGCATTCTTGTTCTCCATCGAGACTCAGACCACTATTGGCTACGGCTTTCGCTGCGTGACAGAGGAGTGTCCCATGGCCGTCTTCATGGTGGTGTTCCAGTCCATTGTGGGCTGCATAATCGACTCTTTCATGATTGGGGCAATCATGGCAAAAATGGCCCGGCCCAAGAAGAGAGCCCAGACACTACTTTTTAGCCACAATGCTGTAATCGCACTGAGAGATGGCAAACTCTGCCTCATGTGGCGAGTTGGGAATCTAAGAAAGAGTCATATTGTGGAAGCCCATGTCAGAGCGCAACTGATAAAGCCTCGGGTCACAGAGGAGGGCGAATACATACCTTTAGACCAAATAGACATTAATGTTGGGTTTGATAAAGGTCTAGATCGTATCTTTCTGGTCTCCCCTATAACAATCCTCCATGAGATTGATGAAGAAAGCCCGCTCTTTGGCATCAGCAAACAGGACTTGGAAACGGCCGATTTTGAGATAGTGGTCATACTCGAAGGGATGGTGGAGGCCACGGCAATGACCACGCAAGCACGCAGCTCGTACTTGGCCACAGAGATCTTGTGGGGTCATAGGTTCGAACCTGTCCTCTTTGAGGAGAAAAATCAGTACAAAGTGGACTATTCCCACTTCCACAACACCTATGAGGTACCGTCGACCCCGCGCTGCAGTGCCAAGGACATGGTTGAAAACAAGTTCCTGGTCCCTACCACAAATTCTTTCTGTTATGAGAATGAGCTTGCTTTCATGAGTAGggatgaggaggatgaggaagacaCTGACAGGGCACTGGATGACTTGAGTCCTGATGTCAACAGCCGGCAAGAGTTTGAAAGGCTACAGGCCACCTTAGGAATGGAACATATGCCATTCCGGAGAGAGTCTGAAATTTGA